The Methanosarcina barkeri MS DNA window AAGTACAATCTTGATGTAGGCTCCGGCAAGCATGGAGAACAAACAGGAAAAATGCTTGTAGCCATCGAAGAAATACTGATTAAAGACAGACCGGATATTGTGCTTGTCCAGGGAGATACAAATACTGTCCTTGCCGGGGCTCTTGCAGCTTCCAAACTTCAAATCAAAATCGGGCACGTGGAAGCAGGCTTGAGATCTTTTGATTGTACTATGCCCGAAGAAACAAACAGGATCATTGCAGACCATATTTCAGATTACCTCTTTGCCCCTACCGAGACTTCAAGAAAGTACCTGCTAAACGAAGGGATTCCCAATGAAAAAATCTTTGTTACAGGAAATACGGTCGTTGATGCAGCCTATCAGAACCTTGAGATTTCTAAGAACGGAGTAGATATCCTTAAAGAGCTCGGCTTAAAGGAAAAAGAATATTTTGCAGCCACAGCCCACCGTGCTGAAAACGTGGACAACACAGAACGCCTAGGGAGAATCCTTTCCGGTTTTTCGCAGATTTACAAAGAATTCGGCCTTCCTATAATTTTCCCAGCCCATCCAAGAACTGTGAAAATGATCAAGGAATTTGGTTTTGAAATTCCTGAAGGAACAAGGTTGATTGAACCTCTTGGATATCTGGAATTTTTACAGATTGAAAGCGGGGCAAGAATGATCCTGACCGATAGTGGAGGCGTGCAGGAAGAAAGCTGTATACTAAAAGTCCCTTGCGTGACGCTTCGAGACAATACAGAAAGGCCTGAGACGGTGGATGTAGGTGCAAATATTGTTGCTGAAAGTGGAGAAAACATCATTGAATGCACAAAAAAAATGCTTGAATCCAATCTTGAGTGGGAAAATCCATATGGAGAAGGAAATGCTGCAGAACTAACTCTTCAGAATACAGTGACTGGTTACGGCATTGAATTCCGTAAAATTAAGAATTCTGAACAAATTCAATACTGGAGATAACAAGATAGAAATAATAAATGCTATTTTTAAAAGGTGGAAAAAGGAATATTAAAAATCTACGAGGCGGATGCTGTGGTGATTTTTACGAAACAGTGCATACTTTTATTTGAAGGCTGAGTGGCTTAAAGAGCTTACTGGAAAAGAGAG harbors:
- the wecB gene encoding non-hydrolyzing UDP-N-acetylglucosamine 2-epimerase encodes the protein MKIKEKMGFSGAGKVKTMKIAIILGTRPEIIKMSPIIRQCEKQGIDYYILHTGQHYSYEMDKIFFEQLKLPQAKYNLDVGSGKHGEQTGKMLVAIEEILIKDRPDIVLVQGDTNTVLAGALAASKLQIKIGHVEAGLRSFDCTMPEETNRIIADHISDYLFAPTETSRKYLLNEGIPNEKIFVTGNTVVDAAYQNLEISKNGVDILKELGLKEKEYFAATAHRAENVDNTERLGRILSGFSQIYKEFGLPIIFPAHPRTVKMIKEFGFEIPEGTRLIEPLGYLEFLQIESGARMILTDSGGVQEESCILKVPCVTLRDNTERPETVDVGANIVAESGENIIECTKKMLESNLEWENPYGEGNAAELTLQNTVTGYGIEFRKIKNSEQIQYWR